A region of Acidimicrobiales bacterium DNA encodes the following proteins:
- a CDS encoding cupredoxin domain-containing protein — protein MMRRVGVVAVLVLSTMAVVAACGSSGSSSKSPSGTCTAVTGGKVTVDAKDLQFTQRCLTVAAGQPFTVTFDNKDSGTPHDWVLKGAGSKVGTEIITGGHEATAKVPALKAGDYTYVCTVHPNMSGTLKVGRSATTGSSIPG, from the coding sequence ATGATGCGGCGTGTTGGTGTGGTGGCGGTGCTGGTGCTCTCGACGATGGCGGTGGTCGCCGCTTGCGGCAGCAGCGGAAGCTCGTCGAAGAGCCCGAGCGGCACCTGCACGGCGGTCACCGGCGGCAAGGTGACCGTCGACGCCAAGGACCTCCAGTTCACCCAGCGGTGCCTCACGGTGGCGGCCGGTCAACCGTTCACGGTCACGTTCGACAACAAGGACTCCGGCACGCCGCACGACTGGGTGCTCAAGGGCGCGGGTTCCAAGGTCGGCACCGAGATCATCACCGGCGGCCACGAGGCCACGGCAAAGGTCCCGGCGTTGAAGGCCGGCGACTACACGTACGTGTGCACGGTTCACCCGAACATGAGCGGCACCTTGAAGGTCGGCAGGTCCGCGACCACCGGCTCCAGCATCCCGGGCTGA
- a CDS encoding HAD-IA family hydrolase, producing the protein MTAEIDGVLFDFGRTLFDSVPETVLLAREAERLGADLTPDQVGELWAEIHTAAMAPEEVARGRDLDAAVWAARWKALYGLADRVLPGLGSALDAAMLDPATWVPYRDAVPTLEALHAAGTPVAVVSNTGWDIRSPFRARGLDHLVDAWVLSCEVGAAKPDTAIFIEACRRLGTEPAHTLMVGDDAVADGGATRAGLPVWLVAAGAPLGDDNGLDVVPRLLAR; encoded by the coding sequence GTGACCGCCGAGATCGACGGTGTCTTGTTCGACTTCGGGCGCACCTTGTTCGACTCCGTGCCCGAGACCGTCCTGCTCGCGCGGGAGGCCGAGCGGCTCGGCGCCGATCTCACCCCGGACCAGGTCGGGGAGCTCTGGGCCGAGATCCACACCGCCGCGATGGCGCCCGAGGAAGTGGCCCGCGGGCGCGACCTCGACGCGGCGGTGTGGGCGGCGCGCTGGAAGGCCCTGTACGGCCTCGCTGACCGGGTCCTTCCCGGCTTGGGCTCGGCCCTCGATGCCGCGATGCTCGACCCGGCCACCTGGGTGCCGTACCGCGACGCCGTGCCGACGCTCGAGGCGCTTCACGCCGCGGGCACGCCGGTGGCGGTGGTCAGCAACACCGGGTGGGACATCCGCAGCCCGTTCCGCGCCCGTGGGCTCGACCATCTGGTCGACGCGTGGGTGCTGTCATGCGAGGTCGGCGCCGCCAAGCCCGACACGGCGATCTTCATCGAGGCCTGCCGCCGGCTCGGCACGGAACCGGCCCACACGCTGATGGTTGGCGACGACGCGGTGGCCGACGGCGGCGCCACCCGCGCCGGGTTGCCGGTGTGGCTGGTGGCGGCGGGCGCGCCGCTCGGCGACGACAACGGCCTCGATGTCGTGCCCCGCCTCCTCGCTCGGTAG
- a CDS encoding metal-dependent transcriptional regulator, giving the protein MNSHEAREYHPAFEEYCEAVFELHEDDVEVIQARIAERLEVSRPAVSEMIRRMADEGLVTVDGHIRLTGAGTRLAERVVRRHRLAERFLTDMLGLSWAQAHREAGKWEHIISQDVEEALVRVLNDPTTCPHGNPIPGSDYKAPDTHVLSDLAVGDSFVVSRIPEELEFAPGLLDFLEDADILPGQRGVLTAASPDGTTTVQIGERHVGVGAFASSRILVTAGN; this is encoded by the coding sequence GTGAACAGCCACGAGGCCCGCGAGTACCACCCGGCGTTCGAGGAGTACTGCGAAGCCGTCTTCGAGCTGCACGAGGACGATGTCGAGGTGATCCAGGCGCGCATCGCAGAGCGTCTCGAGGTGTCGCGTCCGGCTGTGTCCGAGATGATCCGCCGCATGGCCGACGAGGGCCTCGTCACGGTCGACGGCCACATCCGCTTGACCGGCGCCGGCACTCGCCTGGCCGAACGGGTCGTCCGCCGCCACCGCCTCGCCGAGCGTTTCCTCACCGACATGCTCGGTCTGTCGTGGGCCCAAGCCCACCGCGAGGCCGGCAAGTGGGAGCACATCATCAGCCAGGATGTCGAGGAGGCGCTGGTGCGGGTGCTCAACGATCCCACCACCTGCCCACATGGCAACCCCATCCCGGGCAGCGACTACAAGGCGCCCGACACGCACGTGTTGTCCGACCTGGCCGTCGGTGACTCGTTCGTGGTGTCGCGGATCCCCGAGGAGCTCGAGTTCGCGCCCGGGCTGCTCGACTTCCTCGAAGACGCGGACATCCTCCCAGGCCAGCGGGGCGTGCTCACCGCCGCGTCACCCGATGGCACCACCACCGTGCAGATCGGTGAACGTCACGTCGGGGTGGGTGCGTTCGCCAGCTCCCGGATCCTCGTCACCGCCGGCAACTGA
- a CDS encoding endonuclease/exonuclease/phosphatase family protein, translating into MDDPSAPVPEPVAPGPVTHESRLLRVATFNIHHGRVGAHWPCLPWRLRAGIRLLDADLIALQEVDRRVVRSWFVDLAELARQAARAGAVTFARARWFGPGGQYGNALVSRGTIGAVDVVHLPVGGGREPRLAIVARAEVAGERVVVVSTHLQTKRSEAIEQLHFLVARLAEEQGPVLLCGDFNLHPDDVAPIVAAGGFELAGGANSSGVDHPWHRIDHIAVRGGTILAVDVPRPPVSDHRPVIATVRVAGRSAAPSVCSGP; encoded by the coding sequence GTGGACGACCCTTCCGCCCCCGTCCCCGAGCCCGTCGCGCCGGGTCCCGTCACCCACGAGTCGAGGCTCCTGCGGGTGGCGACGTTCAACATCCACCACGGCCGGGTCGGCGCCCACTGGCCCTGCCTGCCGTGGCGCTTGCGCGCCGGGATCCGCCTGCTCGACGCCGATCTCATCGCCTTGCAGGAGGTCGACCGGCGCGTGGTGCGGTCGTGGTTCGTCGATCTGGCGGAGCTTGCGCGCCAGGCGGCACGGGCCGGCGCCGTGACGTTCGCCCGAGCCCGCTGGTTCGGGCCAGGGGGGCAGTACGGCAATGCGCTGGTGAGCCGCGGCACGATCGGTGCCGTCGACGTCGTCCATCTCCCCGTCGGCGGCGGCCGCGAGCCCCGGCTGGCGATCGTGGCACGGGCCGAGGTGGCGGGCGAGCGCGTCGTGGTGGTGTCCACGCACTTGCAGACCAAGCGCAGCGAGGCGATCGAGCAGCTGCACTTCCTCGTGGCCCGGCTGGCGGAGGAGCAGGGCCCGGTCCTGCTGTGCGGTGACTTCAACTTGCACCCTGACGACGTCGCCCCGATCGTCGCGGCCGGCGGCTTCGAGCTGGCGGGTGGTGCCAACTCGTCCGGGGTCGACCATCCGTGGCATCGCATCGACCACATCGCCGTGCGGGGCGGCACGATCCTCGCCGTCGACGTCCCTCGCCCGCCGGTCAGCGACCACCGGCCGGTCATCGCGACCGTGCGCGTCGCTGGTCGATCCGCTGCGCCGTCCGTGTGCTCCGGTCCGTAG
- a CDS encoding UvrD-helicase domain-containing protein — MTVHPELAAEQSYVDHAYECLDAARESAKRLSDMVEVGRGGTFQARYEREVINETIANRLSDLQLGDASLVFGRIDQDPAELAAGRLRQGRYVGPESNGADPNGAAASGSGPNGAAGTNGTASAHTIGTATGTPASTDGQGVAPAAPADTALADTAPGSAGANGAHGTANDARVEFGPAYYIGRIAVADEHQEPVVVDWRAPVAEPFYRATGPHPMGLARRRHFTSRGRTLLDLDDELFGRFAQELGRGDVQGHGALMRALETARTGKLGDIVATIQGEQDEIIRASLPGVLVVQGGPGTGKTVVALHRAAYLLYTHRFPLEDQGVLVVGPNRLFLSYIEQVLPSLGEAGVELVVLPDLIDHVRVRGNDRQDVARVKGDEVMAPVLAKAVRDRQRPLRHQLLVPHGVQVLRLPADATEPIVAEARRRFRTHNAGRKFVEQRLFEALAERSRTPVDPGELRRALRRTTEVREALEWMWPVLTPAQLLHDLFGSKALLRLAAGRRLSGDQIDGLYRLRAASVDEVVWTNDDVPLLDEARAVLGPRPKDRSDEVRTYGHIVVDEAQDLSPMQLRMLARRSLNGSMTVVGDIAQATGAWAHADWEEILDYLPQRRPSQRAELTVGYRLPAPNMELAARVLRVAAPELAPPVAVREDGDPPTVVRAAAAGLLDAIAASVRDEVAAVGAGNVAVICPGSLVDVVDEGLDERGIDHGHAFAQGLDHQVTVVPVGLVKGLELDATVVVEPSRIASEEAQGMRALYVALTRATKRLAIVHAEPLPEALT; from the coding sequence TTGACGGTTCATCCAGAGCTGGCAGCTGAGCAGTCCTACGTCGATCACGCGTACGAGTGCCTCGACGCGGCACGGGAATCTGCCAAGCGCCTCTCCGACATGGTCGAAGTGGGCAGGGGCGGCACGTTCCAAGCTCGCTACGAGCGCGAGGTCATCAACGAGACCATCGCCAACCGGCTGAGCGACCTCCAACTCGGCGACGCGTCGCTGGTGTTCGGACGGATCGACCAGGACCCCGCCGAGCTGGCCGCCGGCCGCCTCCGCCAAGGTCGCTATGTCGGGCCCGAGTCGAACGGCGCAGACCCGAACGGCGCGGCCGCGAGCGGTTCAGGACCAAACGGCGCGGCCGGCACCAACGGCACCGCGTCGGCCCACACGATCGGCACCGCGACCGGCACACCTGCCAGCACCGACGGCCAAGGCGTCGCCCCGGCCGCCCCGGCCGACACCGCCCTGGCCGACACCGCCCCGGGTAGTGCGGGCGCCAACGGCGCGCACGGCACGGCGAACGACGCGCGGGTCGAGTTCGGACCCGCCTATTACATCGGGCGCATCGCGGTGGCCGACGAGCACCAGGAGCCGGTGGTGGTCGACTGGCGTGCGCCGGTGGCCGAGCCGTTCTACCGGGCCACCGGCCCGCACCCGATGGGGCTGGCGCGCCGGCGTCACTTCACCTCGCGGGGCCGTACGCTGCTCGACCTCGACGACGAGCTGTTCGGTCGCTTCGCGCAAGAGCTGGGGCGGGGCGACGTGCAGGGCCACGGCGCCCTCATGCGGGCGCTGGAGACCGCCCGGACCGGCAAGCTCGGCGACATCGTCGCCACGATCCAAGGCGAGCAGGACGAGATCATCCGCGCGTCGCTGCCGGGCGTGTTGGTGGTGCAGGGTGGTCCGGGCACCGGCAAGACCGTGGTGGCGTTGCACCGCGCGGCCTACCTGCTCTACACGCACCGCTTTCCGCTCGAGGACCAAGGCGTGCTCGTGGTCGGCCCGAACCGCCTGTTCTTGTCGTACATCGAGCAGGTGCTGCCGTCCCTCGGCGAAGCTGGCGTCGAGCTGGTGGTTCTTCCCGACTTGATCGACCATGTGCGCGTGCGCGGCAACGACCGCCAGGACGTCGCCCGTGTGAAGGGCGACGAGGTCATGGCGCCGGTGCTGGCGAAGGCGGTGCGCGATCGCCAGCGGCCGCTCCGCCACCAGCTCCTCGTGCCGCACGGCGTGCAGGTCTTGCGCCTGCCGGCCGACGCCACCGAGCCGATCGTCGCCGAGGCCCGTCGACGCTTCCGCACCCACAACGCGGGCCGGAAGTTCGTGGAGCAGCGTCTGTTCGAGGCGCTTGCCGAGCGTTCGCGCACGCCGGTTGACCCAGGTGAGCTGCGCCGCGCGCTGCGGCGCACCACCGAGGTGCGCGAGGCGCTCGAGTGGATGTGGCCGGTGCTGACCCCCGCGCAGCTGCTCCACGATCTGTTCGGCTCCAAGGCGTTGCTGCGCCTGGCCGCGGGGCGGCGGCTCTCTGGCGACCAGATCGACGGCCTGTACCGACTCCGGGCCGCGTCGGTCGACGAGGTCGTGTGGACCAACGACGACGTGCCGCTGCTCGACGAGGCCCGCGCGGTGCTCGGTCCGCGGCCCAAGGACCGAAGTGACGAGGTCCGCACGTACGGCCACATCGTGGTCGACGAAGCGCAGGACCTCTCGCCGATGCAGCTGCGGATGCTGGCCCGCCGGTCCTTGAACGGATCGATGACCGTGGTCGGTGACATCGCCCAGGCCACCGGTGCGTGGGCGCACGCCGACTGGGAAGAGATCCTCGACTACTTGCCGCAACGGCGGCCGTCGCAGCGCGCTGAGCTCACGGTCGGTTACCGGTTGCCGGCGCCCAACATGGAGCTCGCGGCGCGCGTGCTGCGGGTGGCGGCGCCCGAGCTGGCACCCCCGGTGGCGGTCCGCGAAGACGGTGATCCGCCGACGGTGGTGCGCGCCGCCGCCGCAGGCCTGCTCGACGCGATCGCTGCGTCGGTCCGCGACGAGGTCGCGGCGGTCGGCGCCGGGAACGTGGCGGTGATCTGTCCTGGTTCGTTGGTCGACGTGGTCGACGAAGGCCTCGACGAGCGCGGCATCGATCACGGCCACGCGTTCGCCCAAGGCCTCGACCACCAAGTGACGGTCGTGCCGGTCGGTTTGGTGAAGGGCTTGGAGCTCGACGCCACCGTCGTCGTGGAGCCGTCACGGATCGCGTCGGAGGAAGCGCAAGGGATGCGGGCGCTGTACGTCGCGCTCACGCGTGCCACCAAACGGCTGGCGATCGTGCACGCCGAGCCGTTGCCCGAAGCTCTGACCTGA
- the hemE gene encoding uroporphyrinogen decarboxylase has product MTSPDPRLADSPFLRACRGEAAAHVPVWFMRQAGRALPEYRAKRGTGTILDAIRQPELATELTLQPVRRYGVDAAILFSDIVVPVAAIGFGVDIQPGVGPVVDHPFRSAADLERLRPLDPDADVPYVQETVKNLVGELGDTPLIGFAGAPFTVASYLVEGRTSRTYLHTKSLMYGEPALWAQLLDRLADLALVGLRAQVEAGASAVQLFDSWAGALDRADYERHVLPATRKVLEGIADLGVPRIHFGVGTGELLPSLRDAGADVVGIDWHVLLDDARARLGPDVSLQGNLDPACLLAPWDVVAQRTRDVLRRAGGHPGHVFNLGHGVLPEVDPEVLHQVVELVHAEGRTDGTVSEAVAATGG; this is encoded by the coding sequence ATGACCAGCCCCGACCCGCGCCTCGCCGACAGCCCCTTCCTGCGGGCCTGCCGGGGCGAGGCCGCGGCGCACGTGCCGGTGTGGTTCATGCGCCAGGCAGGTCGGGCACTGCCCGAGTACCGCGCCAAGCGTGGGACGGGCACGATCCTCGACGCCATCCGCCAACCCGAGCTCGCCACCGAGCTCACGTTGCAGCCGGTCCGCCGCTACGGCGTCGACGCGGCGATCTTGTTCTCCGACATCGTGGTGCCGGTTGCGGCCATCGGCTTCGGCGTCGACATCCAGCCGGGCGTCGGGCCGGTGGTCGACCACCCCTTCCGCTCGGCCGCCGATCTGGAACGCCTCCGGCCGCTCGACCCCGACGCCGACGTCCCGTACGTGCAGGAGACGGTGAAGAACCTGGTCGGCGAGCTGGGCGACACGCCGCTCATCGGGTTCGCCGGGGCGCCGTTCACCGTGGCCAGCTACCTGGTCGAAGGGCGAACGTCGCGCACGTACCTGCACACCAAGTCGTTGATGTACGGAGAGCCCGCGCTGTGGGCGCAGCTGCTCGATCGGCTCGCCGACCTCGCACTGGTGGGGCTGCGCGCACAAGTCGAGGCGGGCGCCTCGGCCGTGCAGCTGTTCGACAGCTGGGCGGGCGCGCTCGACCGCGCCGATTACGAGCGCCACGTCCTGCCCGCCACCCGCAAAGTGCTCGAGGGGATCGCCGACCTCGGCGTGCCCCGGATCCATTTCGGCGTCGGCACGGGCGAGCTGCTCCCGTCGCTGCGCGACGCCGGCGCCGACGTGGTCGGCATCGACTGGCATGTGCTCCTCGACGACGCCCGCGCGCGCCTCGGGCCCGACGTCTCGCTGCAGGGCAACCTCGACCCCGCCTGCCTGCTGGCGCCGTGGGACGTCGTGGCCCAGCGGACGCGCGACGTCCTGCGCCGGGCCGGCGGCCACCCCGGTCACGTGTTCAACCTGGGCCACGGGGTGCTGCCCGAAGTCGACCCCGAAGTGCTGCACCAAGTGGTGGAGTTGGTGCATGCCGAGGGCCGCACCGACGGCACGGTGTCCGAAGCCGTGGCTGCCACCGGCGGCTGA
- the hemH gene encoding ferrochelatase: MAARSDHRTGVVVMAYGSPASSDDLEAYYTHIRRGRAPTDEQLANLRARYDALGGVSTLAARTTAQRAALAAALERQAPGRFDVVAGNKHAAPFIEDGVRELAGRGVGDVVTVVLAPHWSAGSVGEYEQRAAAACDEHGIRVGHVHQWHLLPELIDFQARAVRATLDGLGTPEAATKVLFTAHSLPERVLVGDPYPEQLRASASAVAASAGLHPWAGWAICWQSAGATPEPWRGPDVLHLIRELAATGRAEGVVVCPQGFTSDHLEVAYDLDIEAAAVAAEVELAFGRTPVLNDDPVVLGALAAKVAAIADGHDEAVAR, translated from the coding sequence ATGGCGGCCCGCTCCGACCACCGCACCGGTGTGGTGGTGATGGCCTACGGCTCGCCCGCGTCGTCCGACGACCTCGAGGCGTACTACACCCACATCCGCCGCGGGCGCGCGCCGACCGACGAGCAACTCGCCAACCTCCGCGCTCGCTACGACGCGCTCGGCGGCGTGTCGACCCTGGCCGCCCGCACCACGGCCCAGCGCGCCGCGCTCGCGGCGGCGTTGGAACGCCAGGCGCCGGGGAGGTTCGACGTGGTCGCCGGCAACAAGCACGCGGCGCCGTTCATCGAAGACGGTGTCCGCGAGCTGGCCGGTCGGGGTGTCGGCGACGTCGTCACGGTGGTGCTCGCACCGCACTGGTCGGCCGGCTCGGTCGGCGAGTACGAGCAGCGGGCCGCCGCAGCGTGTGACGAGCACGGGATCCGCGTCGGCCACGTCCACCAATGGCACCTGTTGCCGGAGCTCATCGACTTCCAAGCCCGCGCCGTTCGGGCCACGCTCGACGGGCTCGGAACACCCGAAGCGGCCACGAAAGTGCTGTTCACGGCCCACTCGTTGCCGGAACGGGTGCTTGTCGGCGACCCGTACCCCGAGCAGCTCCGCGCGTCGGCGTCTGCCGTTGCGGCTTCCGCCGGGCTCCACCCCTGGGCCGGCTGGGCGATCTGCTGGCAGTCTGCCGGCGCCACCCCCGAGCCGTGGCGCGGGCCCGACGTGCTCCACCTCATCCGCGAGCTGGCCGCCACCGGACGGGCCGAGGGTGTGGTCGTCTGCCCGCAGGGGTTCACGTCGGACCACCTCGAGGTGGCCTACGACCTCGACATCGAAGCGGCTGCGGTCGCGGCGGAGGTCGAGCTGGCGTTCGGCCGTACCCCCGTGCTGAACGACGACCCGGTGGTGCTCGGCGCGCTGGCTGCCAAGGTCGCCGCCATCGCCGACGGCCACGACGAGGCGGTGGCCCGATGA
- the hemG gene encoding protoporphyrinogen oxidase: MSPTIAVVGGGIAGLAAAHRLAHAGADVVLFERDRLGGKIRTSEFAGRPVDEAADAFLIRVPWALELATHVGLGDRLVAPAARNAYVVVEGQLRPFPDAQLLGVPTDLDALASSGVLTAAGVDAARHDLDHPAPPPDGDVAIGPYLRRRLGDEVVDRLVGPLVGGINAGDIDQLSLAAVTPQIDAAVRDPDERSLIRAAAAMRARAAAGGAGGGAADRGTGEPATHEGGNPAADATAARGRAVGRPNAGAATGTTGEPATHAGGSSGSGQPSPVFNAPARGMGQLVDALANELASLGVAVRLGTEVVAIEPGPGAGGWALALSTGPSIDVDGVVVATPARAAGGLLGDLAPEGSEFLSEVEHASVALVTLAFQPGDLGPLDGSGFLVPRSEGWLVTACSWSSSKWAHLAPEAGDGTVIVRASVGRAGDRRFDNLDDGELVERVVDDLRRVTEGLGQPAAQRVSRWPRSFPQYAPGHLDRVDALEAELTERHPSVTVAGAALRGVGVPACIHSGQQAADAVLRAT, encoded by the coding sequence ATGAGCCCCACCATCGCGGTCGTCGGCGGAGGGATCGCCGGGCTGGCGGCCGCCCACCGCCTCGCGCATGCCGGCGCCGACGTCGTGCTGTTCGAGCGAGACCGGCTCGGCGGCAAGATCCGGACCAGCGAGTTCGCCGGGCGACCGGTCGACGAGGCAGCCGACGCGTTCTTGATCCGGGTGCCGTGGGCGCTCGAGCTGGCCACGCACGTCGGCCTCGGCGACCGGCTCGTCGCCCCCGCCGCCCGCAACGCGTACGTGGTGGTCGAGGGTCAGCTCCGCCCGTTCCCCGACGCGCAACTGCTCGGTGTGCCCACCGACCTCGACGCCCTCGCCTCGTCCGGCGTGCTCACTGCGGCGGGCGTCGACGCGGCCCGCCACGACCTCGACCACCCGGCGCCGCCGCCCGACGGCGACGTGGCCATCGGGCCGTACTTGCGGCGACGGCTGGGCGACGAAGTGGTCGACCGCCTGGTCGGACCGCTCGTCGGTGGCATCAACGCGGGCGACATCGACCAGCTCTCGCTGGCCGCCGTCACCCCCCAGATCGACGCCGCCGTGCGCGATCCCGACGAACGGAGCCTGATCCGCGCCGCGGCAGCGATGCGCGCCCGGGCCGCCGCCGGCGGGGCTGGCGGCGGTGCGGCCGACCGCGGGACGGGCGAGCCCGCAACGCACGAGGGCGGGAATCCCGCCGCCGACGCGACAGCGGCCCGGGGTCGAGCCGTCGGCCGGCCGAACGCAGGTGCGGCCACCGGCACGACAGGCGAGCCCGCAACGCACGCGGGCGGGAGTTCGGGAAGCGGCCAGCCGTCGCCGGTGTTCAACGCACCCGCACGCGGCATGGGCCAGCTCGTCGACGCGCTGGCCAACGAGCTCGCCAGCCTCGGCGTGGCCGTGCGGCTCGGCACCGAGGTCGTGGCGATCGAGCCGGGTCCGGGCGCCGGAGGTTGGGCGCTCGCGCTGTCGACCGGACCCTCGATCGACGTCGACGGCGTGGTGGTGGCTACGCCTGCTCGTGCGGCTGGCGGGCTGCTCGGTGACCTGGCACCGGAGGGCAGCGAGTTCCTGAGCGAGGTCGAGCATGCCTCGGTCGCCTTGGTCACGCTGGCGTTCCAGCCAGGCGACCTCGGGCCGCTCGATGGCTCGGGCTTCCTCGTCCCGCGATCCGAAGGGTGGCTGGTGACGGCGTGTTCGTGGTCGTCGTCGAAGTGGGCGCACCTTGCGCCCGAGGCCGGCGACGGCACCGTGATCGTGCGGGCCTCGGTCGGGCGGGCCGGCGACCGCCGCTTCGACAACCTCGATGACGGTGAGCTGGTCGAACGGGTCGTCGACGACCTCCGCCGGGTCACCGAGGGCCTCGGTCAGCCGGCCGCCCAGCGGGTGAGCCGCTGGCCTCGGTCGTTCCCGCAATACGCACCCGGCCACCTGGATCGGGTCGACGCGCTCGAGGCCGAGTTGACCGAACGCCACCCGAGCGTGACCGTGGCCGGTGCTGCCCTTCGAGGCGTCGGGGTGCCCGCCTGCATCCACAGCGGCCAGCAAGCCGCCGACGCCGTCCTCCGCGCCACCTGA
- a CDS encoding dienelactone hydrolase family protein, producing the protein MAGTPATRTIELHTPDGPMPVYEAAPEGSVSSAVIVIQEAFGVTDHIRDLADRFAAEGYLAVAPAIFHRTGSPEMDYEGDFARIAPHFAALDDDRILMDVDATLGHVLASGVAADHTAIVGYCFGGRVTFLVATTRRLGAAVGYYGGGIVTGRGPTYPSLIERVGQLATPWLGLFGDQDQSIPAEDVETLRARLASDAPAGVDAEVVRYAEAGHGFFNDARPQHFHQASAADAWPRTLDWFRTHL; encoded by the coding sequence ATGGCCGGCACCCCAGCTACCAGGACCATCGAGCTCCACACCCCCGACGGACCCATGCCCGTGTACGAAGCCGCTCCGGAAGGTTCGGTGAGCTCTGCGGTGATCGTGATCCAAGAGGCATTTGGCGTGACCGATCACATCCGCGACCTCGCCGACCGGTTCGCGGCCGAGGGCTACTTGGCCGTGGCGCCGGCGATCTTCCATCGAACGGGCTCACCCGAGATGGACTACGAGGGCGACTTCGCCCGCATCGCTCCGCACTTCGCCGCGCTCGACGACGACCGCATCTTGATGGATGTCGACGCCACGCTCGGCCACGTCCTGGCGTCGGGTGTCGCCGCCGACCACACGGCCATCGTCGGGTACTGCTTCGGCGGGCGGGTGACGTTCCTGGTGGCGACGACCCGCCGCCTCGGCGCCGCGGTCGGTTACTACGGCGGAGGGATCGTCACCGGTCGCGGGCCCACCTACCCCTCGCTGATCGAGCGGGTGGGGCAGTTGGCCACGCCGTGGCTCGGCCTGTTCGGCGACCAGGACCAGTCGATCCCCGCCGAGGATGTCGAGACGTTGCGCGCCCGCCTGGCCTCCGACGCCCCCGCCGGTGTCGACGCCGAGGTGGTGCGCTACGCCGAGGCCGGTCACGGGTTCTTCAACGACGCCCGCCCGCAACACTTCCACCAGGCCAGCGCGGCCGACGCCTGGCCCCGCACCCTCGACTGGTTCCGCACCCACCTCTGA
- the lnt gene encoding apolipoprotein N-acyltransferase, producing MATGLVLAASLPPWGWWPLGFVGIALLDRVLADQPVRNRFWRGSGVAFGLFVITLWWIHDLTLPGYFIAVAVFAAMAGLCLMLVPPGRGRWVALPAAWTLAEVWKGAFPFGGVPISNLAIGQAGGPFAPTVRLFGAASLTLLVVIGGVGLSALAARRWRAGVAAVAVVAIATGAAAIAPRGHDTGRPLRVAVVQGGGPQGTRAINTDARKVFDRHLAASKSIQAPVDLVLWPEDVVDVNADDPTASEHLDIADAPEGDDLSALARRLHATVVAGIVQDDGAKHFLNFSAAWDPDGRLVDRYEKVHRVPFGEYVPLRWLVEPFAGPSLTARDAVIGRRPAVLHTAVGPLGVAISWEIFFSHRARSAIGDGGQILLNPTNGSTYTGTLVQTQQVASSRLRALEEGRWVLQAAPTGFSAIIDADGRVHARTGISEQRVLQSDQVRRRTGHTIYTHVGEWPVLAAIVALLVAAWTLDHRDRRDRQNPAIRAEVAE from the coding sequence GTGGCGACCGGACTGGTGCTCGCCGCGTCGCTGCCGCCGTGGGGGTGGTGGCCGCTCGGGTTCGTCGGCATCGCGTTGCTCGACCGGGTCCTCGCCGATCAGCCCGTCCGCAACCGGTTCTGGCGGGGGTCGGGCGTGGCGTTCGGATTGTTCGTGATCACGCTGTGGTGGATCCACGACCTGACGCTCCCGGGCTACTTCATCGCGGTGGCGGTGTTCGCAGCGATGGCGGGTCTGTGCCTGATGCTGGTGCCCCCCGGCCGCGGCCGCTGGGTGGCGCTGCCCGCCGCATGGACGTTGGCAGAAGTGTGGAAGGGCGCCTTCCCCTTCGGTGGCGTGCCGATCTCGAACCTGGCGATCGGCCAGGCCGGCGGGCCCTTCGCCCCGACTGTGCGGCTGTTCGGGGCCGCCTCCCTCACGCTGCTCGTGGTGATCGGCGGCGTCGGTCTGTCGGCCCTCGCCGCGCGGCGTTGGCGGGCCGGCGTGGCCGCGGTGGCCGTGGTCGCGATCGCAACCGGCGCCGCCGCGATCGCGCCGCGGGGCCACGACACCGGTCGTCCGTTGCGGGTCGCGGTCGTGCAAGGCGGGGGGCCGCAGGGCACCCGCGCGATCAACACCGACGCCCGCAAGGTCTTCGATCGACACCTGGCCGCGAGCAAATCGATCCAGGCCCCGGTCGACCTGGTCTTGTGGCCCGAAGACGTGGTCGACGTCAACGCGGACGACCCGACCGCCAGCGAGCACCTCGACATCGCCGACGCGCCGGAGGGCGACGACCTGTCGGCCCTGGCCCGACGCCTCCACGCCACCGTGGTCGCCGGGATCGTGCAGGACGACGGCGCCAAGCACTTCCTCAACTTCTCCGCCGCCTGGGACCCCGACGGCCGGCTCGTCGATCGCTACGAAAAGGTCCACCGGGTCCCCTTCGGCGAGTACGTCCCGCTTCGGTGGTTGGTGGAGCCGTTCGCAGGACCGTCGCTCACCGCCCGCGACGCGGTGATCGGGCGCCGGCCGGCCGTCCTGCACACGGCGGTTGGGCCGCTCGGCGTGGCGATCTCGTGGGAGATCTTCTTCAGCCACCGCGCCCGCAGCGCGATCGGCGATGGTGGCCAGATCCTCCTCAACCCCACCAACGGGTCGACGTACACCGGGACGTTGGTCCAGACGCAGCAAGTCGCGTCGAGCCGGCTACGAGCGCTGGAGGAAGGGCGATGGGTGCTGCAAGCCGCGCCGACGGGGTTCTCCGCGATCATCGACGCCGACGGCCGGGTGCACGCCCGGACGGGGATCAGCGAGCAGCGGGTGTTGCAGTCCGACCAGGTCCGGCGCCGCACCGGCCACACCATCTACACACATGTCGGCGAGTGGCCGGTGCTCGCGGCGATCGTCGCCCTGCTCGTGGCAGCCTGGACGCTCGACCACCGCGACCGCCGCGACCGCCAAAACCCTGCGATTCGTGCAGAAGTGGCTGAATAA